The DNA region GGCATTTATGTGTATGTGTCGGCGATGGCTGGTACGGAGATTACCGACGAGCTGACCAAAGAGGTGCGTGACTGGGTACGCAAGGAATTAAGCCCAATTGCGACGCCTGACTTTATTCACTGGACAGCTGATTTGCCGAAGACGCGTTCAGGTAAAATTATGCGCCGAATTTTGCGTAAAATTGCTGCCAACGAATTCGAGAATTTAGGCGATACCTCTACGCTTGCCGATCCGTCTGTGGTAGATTCGTTAATCGAAAACCGATTAAACAAATGACGGTGGCATGGCGAAATTTTTAATAGCAGATGATCATCCTTTGTTTCGCGAGGCCCTGCAGGGGGCACTCGCGAATCATTATCCTAAGCTTGAGTTGCGTGAAGCGGGCGATTTAGACGCGACGCTTGCGGCGCTTAACGAGGATGACGATCTTGATTTACTTCTATTAGATTTGCACATGCCGGGCAGCGGCGATTTGTATGGGTTAATTCGTATTCGCGAAGATTATCCGTTACTTCCCGTTGCCATTATTTCCGGCTCTGAAGACCCAGCCGTGGTTGGCAAATGCATTGGCTTCGGCGCGTTAGGTTTTATCCCGAAATCACTCTCGTCAGCAAAAATTGCTGAAGCGATCGATGTTATTTTACAAGGTGACACTTGGGTTCCGGCAGAGATGCGCGGACGCCTCGATAACATCACCGATGAAGATCAGGAACTTGCCAGAAAAGTCGCTGATCTTACCCCGCAACAATACCGCGTACTGTTCTTGCTTCACGAAGGCTTGTTAAACAAGCAAATTGCTTACCAATTAAACATTACTGAAGCGACCGTCAAAGCTCACATCACGGCGATTTTCCGCAAACTTGGCGTGTACAGTCGTACTCAAGCGGTACTTTTGGCTGAGCGTCTGCAACTTGAACCGAATCCTACCTAATTGTTACATCTTGTTACAAATTTGAATAAAAAATGATTCATTTGTTAATGAATTGTAGGTAATTTCTTCCTTTGCGACTGTCAATGTCGTACACATCTGACACAAACAAGGAAGAGCAATGACAACAACTAAAACTGCTCGTTGGTCGACATTAGCGATAGCGGTTGCGGCGGCAACTTCGGTATCGGCATTGACGGCTCAAGAGTTTCAAAAAGTAGATGCGGCCATCAAAGTGACCGAACGCCAAGCCAATCAGGTTAGCGAAAAGCACAAGATGACCATTGAAGAATTCGCGGCAGCACAGCAATCAACGCGTTTTTTAATTGAGTTTGTTGAGCCGGCTGTGGCTGTTTATAAAGGCGGCATCGCCGGTTTCGAGGCGACGTCTGCAAAGACGACTGGCGCAGAACGTTTAGATGTCAAATCGCGCAAAGTTCAAAGTTATGCCCAGTATCTTCAGCGTCGCCAACAAACCGTTTTAGCGGAAGTAGCGAAGCGCGTACCAGAATTGAAAACTCAGTCTCATTTGACCTTCACGTTTAACGGCGCAATTGTTGAATATAAGGGTACTGACTTAAAAGAAAAATTACGCGGTATTCCAGGTGTGAAAGCAGTACATAACGATCATGTTGTTTATACCGATATGGATGCCTCGAATGACTTGATTAACTCACCAGAAGTTTGGCAACTGCTTGGTGGACAAAGTGCTGCAGGTAAAGGCGTTAACGTAGCGGTAATTGACACCGGTATTGATTTTGCTCATCCGATGTTTGCTGATAACGGTCATGAACCAGCAACGACAGCTGCAACCGATGATTATTGCGCATTAAATGCTGGAGTCTGTAACGACAAGATAGCCGTTGCACGGTACTACCCAGCACCTTCTACGGTGCATCCGAATGAGTACATGGATTCACCGCAGGATATGAACGGCCACGGTTCGCACGTAGCAGGTACATCGACGGGGAATCCTGTTAGTACCACTTTCAACGGTGTTGCCTTAAATTTCTCAGGTGTTGCACCGGGTGCCAATCTGTTTGTTTAC from Pseudidiomarina andamanensis includes:
- a CDS encoding response regulator transcription factor encodes the protein MAKFLIADDHPLFREALQGALANHYPKLELREAGDLDATLAALNEDDDLDLLLLDLHMPGSGDLYGLIRIREDYPLLPVAIISGSEDPAVVGKCIGFGALGFIPKSLSSAKIAEAIDVILQGDTWVPAEMRGRLDNITDEDQELARKVADLTPQQYRVLFLLHEGLLNKQIAYQLNITEATVKAHITAIFRKLGVYSRTQAVLLAERLQLEPNPT